A window of the Trichoderma asperellum chromosome 6, complete sequence genome harbors these coding sequences:
- a CDS encoding uncharacterized protein (EggNog:ENOG41) has product MTPALLDDGQPAWNRLIRFEDINGKERYGEPIDDDLDVGIALHRGEDVYARIVRTESALDLSAVLSADITQVKKLLAPLKPEEAGTIRCIGLNYREHAAEMKLSIPETPTMFLKATETINHPSGHIIAPHCADLHDCHLDYEVELAVVIGKTCKDVSEDQAMEYVLGYMTANDVTARTHQNEVSQWDRGKGFDGFAPIGPALVSSKIIPDPSVLKLQTILNGQVMQQGEASDMIFTVPKIVSFLSQGCTLQKGTIILTGTPCGIGVSRNPPVRLVEGDELFVTISHGLGSLTNPIAFKPSAHLKSTHAQLIEAKM; this is encoded by the exons ATGACACCAGCACTATTGGATGACGGCCAGCCT GCCTGGAATAGGTTGATTCGATTCGAAGACATCAACGGCAAAGAGAGATACGGTGAACCTATAGACGATGACCTAGATG TTGGAATCGCTTTACACCGTGGTGAAGATGTATATGCCAGGATTGTTCGAACCGAGTCCGCCCTGGACCTATCAGCCGTCCTCTCGGCAGACATAACTCAAGTCAAAAAG CTGTTAGCACCACTTAAACCAGAAGAAGCGGGTACGATACGATGCATTGGACTCAACTACCGAGAGCACGCT GCAGAAATGAAGTTGTCAATTCCTGAAACCCCTACAATGTTTCTAAAGGCAACCGAAACCATCAACCACCCTTCTGGCCATATCATTGCTCCCCATTGCGCAGACCTACACGACTGCCACCTAGACTATGAGGTGGAACTCGCAGTCGTTATCGGCAAGACCTGCAAAGACGTCTCCGAGGACCAGGCCATGGAGTACGTTTTGGGTTACATGACCGCCAACGATGTTACTGCACGGACTCACCAGAACGAAGTCTCACAGTGGGATCGCGGCAAGGGTTTCGATGGGTTTGCTCCAATCGGACCGGCACTAGTCTCCTCCAAGATAATACCTGACCCATCAGTTCTGAAGCTACAGACTATCCTCAACGGCCAAGTAATGCAGCAGGGCGAGGCTAGTGATATGATCTTCACCGTACCCAAAATTGTCTCGTTTCTCTCCCAG GGTTGCACGCTGCAAAAGGGGACCATCATCTTGACTGGAACCCCTTGTGGAATTGGTGTCAGCCGGAATCCACCTGTTCGGCTCGTTGAGGGAGATGAGCTATTCGTGACCATCAGCCATGGTCTTGGGTCGCTGACCAATCCAATTGCATTCAAGCCATCTGCGCATTTGAAGTCTACGCATGCACAGCTCATTGAGGCGAAGATGTAA
- a CDS encoding uncharacterized protein (EggNog:ENOG41~TransMembrane:1 (i206-224o)) produces MVAPPRKPAGRGSRRGRKPTSCTQCHLRKQKCDRNQPCNRCLQRGVAHLCGDSTNNGVFKISESPQVVTIAPPSPSPRPRRVTQPPMSPSLGSLFANRGARAFYGSSYFGHQVASRILSEEGQDLPAGISRGRDTLQSFRDESSSFAQVWDLLGLLPRQKSTVDRLVNIFLTEVNWSLDAVHEATFRSSYDEFWGRRFGFDDLANVDLRWLGLLFIILAFGVLLDSPPHPTLDVQREREEASLRFYWAARRAIVIAPSFYGESTDIVRAGLLVTRYLLYTRRVSESWLTIGFASRMAQAQGMHVDGERWRMTRKATEQRRRLWSHIYAIDRMISLALGRPYAINNQFCLTQEPENVWLDDMEDEEASRAVPQPLSLPTPSVLSSLLYRLAQVVGKIQEKCFGMERASYEAVLQLDANLVRWSEQLPPYFCLDNPDTAADDALPFLPWHRLYLHTSFHFARIVLHRPFLLRESITDRFRTSHEACMSSALADLKIRLRTMNSTNADSLRWAFGAHNLFNSAMILGIIAVKNPHSVQAGAIIEDLEAYCENLHQDPWLNEFGMAELKVVELCISKAKDSRYTSMAAYPSSTLPEPPGARIQTVDSSGRMRPSDLESPAMSSDMSSIYWPTVWEDGQFTFPGAADFSSWEQMITGIAEDNYGGQ; encoded by the exons ATGGTGGCTCCGCCGAGAAAACCGGCgggcagaggcagcagacGAGGCCGGAAGCCCACGTCGTGTACGCAATGCCATTTGAGGAAGCAAAAGTGCGATAGGAATCAGCCTTGTAACCGCTGCTTACAGCGGGGGGTTGCCCATCTGTGCGGCGATTCTACTAACAATGGTGTCTTCAAGATTTCAGAGTCTCCCCAGGTGGTTACAATCGCTCCGCCCAGCCCTTCTCCCAGGCCGAGAAGAGTGACACAGCCGCCAATGAGTCCTAGTTTGGGGTCGTTGTTTGCTAACAGGGGTGCCAGAGCCTTTTACGGCTCCTCATACTTTGGCCACCAGGTGGCTTCCAGAATACTTAGCGAAGAGGGCCAAGATCTCCCGGCAGGGATATCGCGAGGTCGAGACACACTGCAGTCTTTTCGGGATGAGTCCAGCTCTTTCGCTCAGGTCTGGGATCTACTTGGTCTCCTGCCTCGCCAGAAGTCAACAGTTGATCGCTTGGTGAATATATTTCTCACAGAGGTGAACTGGTCGCTGGATGCTGTTCATGAGGCGACTTTCAGAAGCAGCTATGATGAGTTTTGGGGGAGACGATTTGGTTTTGATGATTTAGCCAACGTCGACCTTCGATGGCTAGGGTTGCTATTCATAATATTGGCCTTTGGAGTCCTGCTTGATTCTCCGCCACATCCGACGCTGGATGTGCAgcgagaacgagaagaagcatcTCTCCGATTTTAT TGGgccgcaagaagagcaaTTGTCATTGCTCCGTCGTTTTATGGAGAAAGTACAGACATTGTACGAGCTGGGCTGCTCGTAACTCGTTATCTTCTGTACACTCGGCGCGTTTCAGAGTCTTGGTTGACAATCGGCTTCGCATCGAGGATGGCCCAAGCACAAGGCATGCAT GTTGACGGTGAGAGATGGCGCATGACACGCAAAGCCACAGAACAACGGAGACGACTCTGGAGCCATATATACGCAATCGATCGTATGATATCGCTTGCACTGGGCCGGCCTTATGCAATCAACAATCAATTTTGCCTAACGCAAGAGCCTGAAAATGTGTGGCTGGATGATATGGAGGACGAAGAGGCCAGCCGCGCAGTACCACAGCCTCTTAGCCTTCCAACCCCAAGCGTTCTGTCATCCCTGCTTTATCGACTTGCACAAGTGGTAGGGAAGATACAAGAAAAATGCTTCGGAATGGAAAGGGCAAGCTATGAGGCTGTCCTTCAGCTCGATGCAAACCTGGTCAGATGGAGCGAACAGCTACCACCATACTTTTGCTTAGATAACCCAGACACGGCAGCGGACGATGCTCTTCCATTTCTCCCATGGCATCGATTATACCTGCATACGTCGTTTCACTTTGCCAGAATCGTCTTACATCGACCATTCTTACTTCGGGAATCAATTACGGATCGATTTCGAACTAGTCACGAGGCGTGTATGTCGTCAGCGCTTGCAGATTTGAAAATACGGCTTCGTACAATGAATAGCACAAACGCGGACAGTTTGCGGTGGGCTTTTGGGGCCCACAATCTGTTCAACAGTGCCATGATTCTAGGCATTATTGCTGTTAAGAACCCTCATTCAGTTCAAGCTGGTGCCATCATAGAGGACTTGGAAGCGTATTGCGAGAATCTGCACCAGGATCCCTGGCTAAATGAATTTGGCATGGCTGAGTTGAAGGTAGTTGAGCTGTGCATTTCAAAGGCCAAGGACTCAAGGTATACTTCAATGGCTGCTTATCCATCAAGCACTCTACCTGAGCCACCTGGCGCTAGGATTCAGACTGTAGATAGTTCAGGGCGAATGCGTCCATCAGACTTGGAGTCCCCAGCCATGTCTTCCGACATGAGCTCTATATACTGGCCAACTGTATGGGAAGATGGCCAATTCACGTTCCCCGGTGCAGCAGACTTTAGTTCATGGGAGCAAATGATCACAGGTATTGCGGAAGACAATTATGGCGGACAGTAA
- a CDS encoding uncharacterized protein (EggNog:ENOG41), with product MEQFEFHDPTTRSTWRLCSPGIEEMTLNEDTLTGRKSLLQRWQPGATNPTSTPAVHTYIEEVYIVEGDLTDKRLDQTFYKGMYAYRNAGMEHGPWASERGCLMFVTCTPVDSGKQ from the coding sequence ATGGAGCAGTTCGAATTCCACGATCCAACTACACGCTCCACCTGGCGCCTCTGCTCACCCGGCATCGAGGAAATGACATTAAACGAAGACACATTAACGGGCCGCAAGTCATTACTACAGCGATGGCAGCCGGGGGCTACCAATCCAACCTCGACTCCTGCAGTGCACACCTACATTGAGGAGGTCTACATCGTCGAAGGCGATCTTACGGATAAGAGGCTGGATCAGACCTTCTACAAGGGCATGTATGCATACCGCAATGCTGGCATGGAGCATGGGCCCTGGGCCTCGGAGCGCGGGTGCCTCATGTTTGTCACTTGCACGCCGGTGGACAGTGGTAAGCAATAG
- a CDS encoding uncharacterized protein (EggNog:ENOG41) has translation MTHHLLANATGTEHPSASKLDRGYRYVKDKWACAQLNPQKSDLVRPSRILECPVQMECELAEAHETMKDYPDLKGAIVAIELKVLRTHVVDEIRMPGYPNRIDPDHWRPLISSFQEIYGLSGSKLSKSRLGKIEEEKYRNFTRSKLVKFLGDRDKEDVEDRYSQTNGKLEN, from the coding sequence ATGACTCATCACTTGTTAGCCAATGCAACTGGCACTGAACACCCTTCCGCATCAAAGTTAGATAGGGGATACCGCTACGTTAAAGACAAATGGGCCTGTGCGCAACTCAACCCTCAAAAGTCTGATCTTGTTCGCCCGAGCCGCATCTTGGAGTGTCCTGTTCAGATGGAGTGTGAGTTAGCAGAGGCTCATGAAACTATGAAGGATTACCCTGATTTGAAGGGTGCCATTGTTGCCATTGAGCTCAAAGTTCTTCGAACTCACGTCGTGGATGAAATTCGGATGCCTGGGTATCCAAATCGAATCGACCCCGACCACTGGAGGCCCCTCATCTCGTCTTTCCAGGAAATTTATGGTCTAAGCGGCAGTAAACTATCAAAGAGCAGACTGGGaaagattgaagaggaaaagtaTCGCAATTTTACGCGAAGCAAACTTGTTAAATTTCTAGGTGACAGAGATAAGGAAGATGTTGAAGATCGTTATTCGCAGACAAACGGAAAGCTTGAAAATTAA